tttttctactttcataaaattatgtttttaattaacgAGTCCtaaacataaatatcaaatactaaTTAGTTTTAAGAATTTCAACgcttaaaaatacacacacaaaaaaaaatttattttcaatatacaacacactaagtagttttttttatttttaaatcacagaatTTTTGTTAGAAtaatgtatttcctccatatgccaaatatggtcaaaatgacctcatcaggtggaaagtAGTCAAAACGACAAATTGACCTTTagagtctgaatgtaactatttagtttccacagtgtattttagacttattgtaggagctgagctgcaaattcactgattacactcaaatacacaatcttttcaaaaatgaatgcatgaaaacagacaaaattctgaaaaaattaatgaaaaaaatgtgccaaacagtccctgacTGCCAAGAGCTTTTTGGTTACAAACTAACATGACGCAGCATGCATGCAAAACTTTGCAGCTGTTATGTTAAGTGTATTAAATCATGTTTTGCTGCAGCGAAATCCCTCTAAATACGTTTAAACTTGCAGAGTTGAGTGATATTTCCCTCATAAGTGACCAGATTTTAGCAGAGGCTGTTTAAATGTTGCATCTGTGGTACAGCTGGGGTTAGATTACAGAGTATAACATGTAAATATACTGTTGACTTTGCATGTTATGAGAATAAATCACAAAAGTACTTACTGTCCTTCAGGGTAGCCATGTTCCTGACCTGCCCACTGTGAACAGAGACAGCGCACGAGAGCTTTAACTGCTGGCATCACACAAATATAACAGCATCATTGACAAAATATACGTTAACAGTGCATTTTAGTGTCGTTAGTGAAGAGTTTTATAGCAACTTGATTATTAATTTATCTGCTCGCTGCGCTGCGACTGAGCTAGCATCGGTTAGCttagcagcagctgcagaagtAAGCGTCGGCTGTTAGCACGAGCTAAACACATCGATACGATTGATATGCGCGTTTGACAGTGgagagaaaataatcatttatttgtgcaaAGACTACTCTGTTCACGAGCTCTTCGCACAAAGCAGTAGCATGTTAGCTGTCGTGTTAGCTGTCGTGTTAGCTGTCGTGTTAGCTAGCGTTAGCCTAACGCCGGTGTCATTCATTAGCCGCGGCCTCCACGTTAGCGCGTCCTTGCGCTCAATAACTGCGTTTACGACAAACTACGAGCCGCTCGCTTCTTCAGAACACACCAATAATGAAGTACAGACgctaaaaacacacagttacgGACagtttttagggcatttttgcagttttaccaTTGTGGGGAGAAAACCAACGCGCTGGTCCTCGCGAACATGATTACCGCACTGAAGGTCAGACACGCAGGACTGCGCAGGCGCAGGATTCAGCCAAGATGGACGAACGCTGCCTTCACGGACCGACGGAAAAATCGGACAACACGAGACACACGAACCATGGtttctttgttaaaataatgtaattttaaatacagatatttttaacaGTAGTAGTAGCATTTTAGCTTCCCTACCTGTTATTTAAGTGtcgtatatttttatttatttattttattactttaatgtCTGTTTAACTCATCATTTGATATATGTCctctttttgcacattttttaatttttttgtcgagttctatataataataataatacttttatatttttggaagataccaatattaaaacatatttggcCGCTGGtgaaatgtataataaaaaccTGGCATGTTCACACTCCATTGTTGAAAGCATATAATAAAGCTGAACgatatttctatttttcatcATTGTTAAAACGAGTCCGTGAACGCGACTCAAGATATCGCGAGTGTTTAAGCCCATGCGCGAGACGATGACGTTAGCCACGCGGAAACTGTTTACGATAGCAGTCGGTGTGTTTTTGGTCCACAGCGGCGGCTCGAGcggtttttgtgtttaaaccgATTGAACTCAGGTGTTTTCGGGTGTTTGGGGGTTAATATTCGCTGAGGATGGGGAAAGCGGATTTTCTGTCTCCTAAAGCGATAGCTAACCGGATTAAATCCAAAGGTCTGCAGAAGTTACGCTGGTATTGTCAGATGTGTCAGAAACAGTGTCGAGATGAGGTAAAATCTTCCTGAAATCCGCCTTATTTCTGCGTATTTCTGCGTATTTCTGCTTATTTCTGCGTATTTCTTGTGTGTTGTGacgtttaaagtgtttttgggtTTTCAGAATGGCTTTAAATGTCACTGCATGTCGGAGTCCCACCAGAGACAGCTGCTGCTCGCCTCCGAGGACCCCAACAAGTTCATGGACTATTTCTCCGAGTGAGTTCATTAATGTGATCTATTCACGGAGCAGGACTCCGGCACGttagggactgttagttatgtgggggggggggggggggcaaaagcGGGAGGCACgttaaatgatttttaagaaCTGTTGAATtagtatgtttttcattttggctggattttttaaatttactattattattttactaccaataaaaaaataaataaaaacatgcttacCTGCGGGTATGGAAggcatattttattattttttctttgacattatttggcgttttataaaaaatattggcatgaaaagaaaacaagattatgattttgttgttgtttgtttttttttttttatatattgagACAAATATTAACAACATATTACTCCTGACAGACACAGTGCAGACATATACATCTGGTGATCAAGTAATttctctattattttttttttttaaattcatatttgttttaatttttcatcatttaatttttagttcttttttgtcttttttgcaaTTGAGATAAACATTATGTACAACAGATTACATATTATATACATGGTACATACgtataaaagtaattttttatgcttgttaaatatttctttttttttagttttagtttttgggggtgtttttttttttctatttttaaaataaaaacaaacatattacaCCTGACTTGTACGATACATACTGGTAATCAACAATGTTTTATAATATACGGCACATATGACTTCCAAACTTCATGTCTCTCATCAGAAAATAAACTAATCTGATATTAAAATAGTGGTATTTCCTCAAAATCGCTTTATTCTTcgtctcatttaaaatgtgttaaaaaataaagcgtTTTCGCAAACTAACCAGCAACACGACAAGAGTGAAAAACCACCGAGGCGTTTTTCATCTCCAAGATTTCAGCTTCatctttaaagttttaaaaatacacagcagTCCCTTAGCGGTGTGTttgagttcagttttttttccccacagcgAGTTTAAAAACGACTTCCTGGAGCTGCTCAGGAGACGTTTCGGTGAGTCGCAGATCCTCCAGATGTTTGTTTACCTCAGCAGCTGTTTACCTGCAGCTGATTCAGTGTGTTTCTCACCGCAGGAACCAAACGAGTTCACAACAACATCGTCTACAACGAGTACATCAGCGACAGAGAGCACGTCCACATGAACTCCACGCAGTGGGAGACGCTCACCGACTTCACCAAGTGGCTCGGCAGAGAAGGTGAACCGAGtcctccaaaataaaactttctgttttttcttctaacCGTAAACAACTTCAGCATGAAATATTTAGGAAAAGCAGCTGGACACGCGACAGCTTCCAGAAGAATCAGCTCTTTTAAAATTAACGGTTTAAAAGTATTTAGAGAATGGTTGGAAATTATGGGGTTAATATTTCAGAAATTAATAACcaagacacatttaaaaaaattaaatgtttgtactttgtttgatcttaaaaaaaatcaacattgtctttaaataaatcatgaaaGTTACATGATCACCAGATGTACATGTATGTGCCGTGAGCGCCATGTGTAATATGTTATAAATAATTCttgtttcaattttaaaaaatacaaaataaaataagtccaaatatatgtaaatatatcaTTTAAAGCAGCGGCCAAAATATTTAGACAgcagacattaaaaacatgattattttaaatgtgtaataataataagacgCATGTTGCCGTTAGGTTTCTGCAAGGTGGACGAGACCCCGAAAGGCTGGTACGTTCAGTACATCGACCGCGACCCCGAAACCATCCGCCGCCAAGAGGAGCAGGCGAGGAAGAAGAAGCAGGAGCTGGACGACGAGGAGCGGAGCGCCAAGTTCATCGAGGAGCAGGTCCGCCGAGGCCGCGACAACAAAGAGACGGACGTGAGTACCCGAAACCGTACGCGCCAAATTTATCTCAAAAAGATCAATAACAATGATATTTCTCTCCTGCAGGAAACTCCAGTTTACACGGAGCTGAAACGTgaaagtgaagaagaaaaaggtccgtttttctcttttctcttttttggtcacatttctgttttaaacttcttttttcacactgacacgtttttttttctgcagtcgCTTTCAACCTCGGCGCCTCCTCATCCGTAGCCGGCCCGTCCAAGTCAAGGTAGGACGGTCTGAGCgtgtctctggtgtctctgGGAAACGTTTGAGCGCGTCTGATGTGATATTTGTGTCCGCTCTGCGTCTCCGTAGTTCCGCTCTGAGTGCGAGCGCCCTCCGAGCGGCAGCAGCATCAGCCGCCACCAAGAGGAAAGACACGAGCTCAGACAGCAGAgcggagaagaagaagaagtctGCTCTGGAGGAGATCATAGAGGTACGGAGGAGGATGTTAAAGAAATCCTGAAAGTttgggaaaagtcatggaaatctgGAAAGTTTTCTTTAGCAAAAatcaatttccatttttttctatcaaaattgccaaaaaaatttcgagaaacaaaaaaagtgaaaaaattctttaaaaatcaccgttttttttttttttaaatggccagTGTTTTCCCAAGAAAATCGCTAAAGAAAatctttagagaaaaaaaggccaaaagtttttcaagaaaatacacctttactttaaaattcaccaaaaaatttcaaatgaacaaaaacgAATCTCCAATCtctctaatcctgttctgagttctttttttttttttaaatatctttttaaaagcGTTTATATgtgaaaaagaaccaataaggagtaacagtgtttgttttggtctctgaAATTTTCCTCAGAgacctggaaatgttttggtaaaaaagagtttgagtttttttgttgattgcggctgttttttgtgcagatggaggagaagaagaagcagcagtCGGTCAGGACGGATTATTGGCTGCAGCCGAACATCGTGGTCAAAGTCATCACCAAGAGGCTGGGAGAGAAGTACCACAAGAAGAAGGCCGTCATCGCGGTGAGGGAAAAAACGCGTCGTGTTTGTGTGACGGCGAGAGAAAGACGGCGCGTTGCTGATCACCGtggattattttattattattatttcattttactttatttatttttatttgcaggaGGTGCGAGACAAATACGGAGCGGTGGTGAAGATGATCGACTCTGGAGACAAACTGAAACTGGACCAGAATCACTTGGAGACGGTCATACCTGCACCAGGTAAACTAACCAAaaccatttaaccctttattaGTCACAAAAACTCTgcagattttaaatattaaactgaTGGACGGTGGAGTCATCGCGTCCCTCGGCTGGACTTTCTGTCCTCCTCAGCGTCTCGTTGTCGTTAAACTCCCTGCAGGTAAACGAGTTTTGATCCTGAACGGTCCGTACAGAGACACGGAGGCTCTGCTGGAGGGAATCGACGAGAAAAACTTCAGCGCCACGCTCACGCTCGACTCGGTGCGTATTTCTACACGTCTCACATCGGCCAAAAACTGCAGCCGACACACAAAATGTATTCCTTTATCATCAAACATACGCCTgtatattgaaaattaaatatttttctttttgttttctatttccTGTTCGAGTTCAGATCAACGGTTtcaccaaaataacaaaaatcatattttcttatttgtgtcAGGGATTATTTCGCCTTGCAGATAGTTTTGCACGATTCAAAGTACCATGTGCAGATGTGAGGAAGTGCACGTAAAATTAGAGCTGTGCACGTAAAATTAGAGCTGTGCACGTAAAATTATTCAACGGTGAGACTTCGAACgcctttcacacacaaacaaacaacattttctcagtgaaaaacacatttttaacactgcAGCATGAAAAAACGACTGACAGAGTTTTCTATCagaattttgacacttttttcttgtaaatttacaatATTAATCTCATAATATTAGGGCTTAATTTACGAGTTTCGCTCATAAtattgaaatttgtttttgtaaatttatgaGTTTAGTATCATaattatttgacttttattcCCGTGAACTTACAAGTTTACATATCTCACAATAATAGGACTTAATTCTCCtaaatttttttctcagaataaTAAACTTTTTGGCATGTAAATTTACAAGGTCATTGTCACAGTAATACAACTTTTTATGAGTTAAATCTCGTAATAttgcaactttatttttgtaagtttaatttttttctcataaactctcaacaacttttttgtcttgtaaatTTATGactgtaatataataataatgtggcTTTTTTCTCGTAATTTTTCGAGTTTAATATGGCAATGTTgcgattttttaaaacttaaattttcaattttaatattgtgatattgaaacttttttctaataaatttaCGAGTTTAACCTCGTAATAtcacaactttattctcataaatttgtaattatttttcgTGTTTTCATATCTTCTGTTTTTTAGGGTAAACAAAGAGGGAAGAGAGTGGACGTCGCTTATGAGGATTTCTCCAAACTGGCCTGAAAAAAACGACGTTCCCGCTCGACGCTCAGGGACTCTACTGTGTCAGAGTTACTTTCCCATGATGCACCTGTACATACCCACACCCGCCACCGTGCTCCCAGTGAGTCGTCACAAACTCAGAGAAATGTCaaatcaaagttttgttttttattttgtattcatgttCAAGTTgatctttaacattttttgtgtaaatttttgtccaaataaattcaagaaaaagtgacttttttttgttctttgtggaAAAAACGATCAAAGAAACGTTTCAATTTTTAACgaaaacagaataaattcaGTGAATGAACGTGCACACAAACACCCGTGGGAACAAAAACACGTCTTCCTCACTCTTTTTAAACGGGTGTGACGGACTTGAAAGCGTGGACTCCGGCGTGTGCGTGGCGGCTCAGAGTGGCGGCAGGAAGCTGTTGAGGTCGGGGACGATGTAATCGCTGTAGTGGCCGTCGATGAAGCCTTTCCCGCTGTTGTGGATGAACCAGCAGTAAATGTTGGAGCCGCGCCGCTTATCGCGCCTGTAGTCCTTCTGCCAGcccctaaaaaacacacacacacacacacacacacacacacacacacacacacacacacacacacacgttcatgGTTTTAATAAGAAATGTGTTCAGAAATCAGCTTGtgtgctggaatgtaactaattacatttactcaagtagtACTCAGTACAAATTTGAATTACTTtcactttacttgagtattttattttcatatcacttcatacttttacttcactaaatttcagagggaaatattttaacttaaaactactttactttacttactttacaaattaagaattttaaattaaaaaactctagttaataaaatatgatgttataaattcattttccaaacagtttaataaatatgtaatgctttttcaattaaaaaaaaaagtgttgtgagtggttttttttcattcatttttttgtattaaataattttgagtttgatgggtgtttttgaaaaatttttccaaaaattttattattattattaatttattttatttattcagcaaacttttgactttttttctgcagatttttctgcattgggtacgtACCTGGTGACGAGCAGCCTGTTGCCCTTCACCTCCATGGTGGCCTCCTTCTTCAGAGGGTCGAGTCCTTCGTGCACGTCATACACGCTCACGTCCGGCTCTCTGGAGAACTGGCCTGAGGGTCACACACAGTTTCAGCTTCAGATCCAACAGTTAAAGACGATTTTCACCGATTTAATGAGGAGCTTCACATAAAACTCAgccgtctctgcagcagaaagatatTCCTCTTTTAAACTGATGctacatgagcagagaaaacgTTTAAACCTGTGAACCCGAGCGCAtgggtttgttttatttgggaaaaataaaaattagcacCATGGCAAgaaattttaattcattttaatttcattttaacttaAGTTCTTGTCATTTGTTATgtcttattaattatttatgtgtctttttttattcctgcGCGCTCAGAGACGTACCGATGAGTCCGTGGACCAGAGGCGAGTACTGGTTCTCGTTGGGGATGTAGATCCCGAGGAAGTCGACGTTGACGGGATGTTTCTTCCACACGCGGTGCAGCAGCACCATCACCTggatgttgttgtttattatgACGGAAACATGAGAGTTTTTCACGATGGAGATCCtcactctgaaacacacaaaccgACACAAAGCGAAAGGACAGCATGAGACACAACTGTCCTCTGATGTCATTAAAACAGCGCTCCTGAAAtggcaatttccaggcctggaaaagttctGGAAAACTAAGACATACCCTAAAAAACATCatcaactttttaaaagaaaaaaaggaaagggaaaaaaaacgccatgtttttaaatcatcaaaaaaattcaaaaaatcaagaaaaaaatttaaaaattctttaaaaatcaccaacaaatcgaaagaaataaatctttagaaatcacacagatgttttaaaGGAAAGACAACTGCCATAATTATTACTTTATAAATcccctaaacaaaaaaaaaatcaagaaaaaaattgccaatatttttatttaaaaactggcaaaaatttaaaagaaaaagaaaattgccacagtttttctttaaaatcacaaacaaaaaaaaaacccaaatgtctaagagacaaaaaaataaaaatcacgcAGAAacttattaataaaaaaagttgaaaattcTTTTATCTTCACAAATCAGCGTCCTGACAGTTACCCGTCCTGCGTGATGTCCGCCGTGGCCCCCCAGGTGAAGGAgtggttgctgctgctgtcgcTCACGGCGATGCTGTCGGTGCTGACGGTCACAGCGACTCCGTCAGGCTGGTAGTACACGGAGATGGCGCCAAAGTAAGTGCTGAGTTTGCTTTTGTGCGGCTGCTTGGAGCCGACGAGCCTCCCGTTTACCGCCAAACCTTCAGGAGGGACGGATCCGCTTTATTCGTGTGTCAGATATCTGTGCACAGCtggtgcgtgtgtgcgtgcgtgtgtgtgtgttacctgttcCCGAGTCCGACAGCAGGTTGAGGATGTGACCGGGTGTGGAGTCGACGTTGAAGCAGACGTCCATGTTGCTTCTGGGCAGGTGGACGATGAAGTGAGGGTCGTTATCCACTGAGCGAGAAACACTGAGCTCGTCACACACGCAGAGCATTCAGCGGGaggactgtgtgtgagtgtgtgtgtgtgtgtgtgtgtgtgttacctagGTTGACCTGTTGAGGAAGGGCCCACTCCTCCGGACCCTTCGCCGCCTGGCTCGGGGGCGCCGTGGTGGTCATCTGGACCCAGGGGGGAGGCTGGTAGAGGACTCGCACCGGAGCCAGACCGTTAGACGATGAGCCTCCTCCTCCTAGTCCTCCcatacctgcacacacacacacacacacacacacacacacacacacacacacacacacacacaggtaacacaggTGTCATTTCATCAGCAAATCTGTCTGTACTGATTTTAGGtatatttttagtaattttctttttttcctccaaatttttatttatttacttatttatttattaggatTGTTGTCCACTGATTGgcaagtttttttctgtttattttgcatttctttgttaacatttttcttttaatttttataaattatgttagcttggttttgttgttatttattttttcttcatttttattccttttttttcttacattgaGAGGAGGTCTGTTGGCTTTATGACCTCTCCACAAGTTTTATTCTTCATTATCTAAATTTTATGCAGTCTTATGTATACaaataaattatcattattatgattagtagtagtagtaattttttaaatccccATCACAAAAGATAATAACAATGCTAACAATGTTATAATAATAGATtcctgttgttattgttattattattattatcattatttattgtgATAATGATTTCAGCAGCATTGTCGAATATACATTTGCATCTAA
This genomic interval from Plectropomus leopardus isolate mb chromosome 22, YSFRI_Pleo_2.0, whole genome shotgun sequence contains the following:
- the kin gene encoding DNA/RNA-binding protein KIN17; the encoded protein is MGKADFLSPKAIANRIKSKGLQKLRWYCQMCQKQCRDENGFKCHCMSESHQRQLLLASEDPNKFMDYFSDEFKNDFLELLRRRFGTKRVHNNIVYNEYISDREHVHMNSTQWETLTDFTKWLGREGFCKVDETPKGWYVQYIDRDPETIRRQEEQARKKKQELDDEERSAKFIEEQVRRGRDNKETDETPVYTELKRESEEEKVAFNLGASSSVAGPSKSSSALSASALRAAAASAATKRKDTSSDSRAEKKKKSALEEIIEMEEKKKQQSVRTDYWLQPNIVVKVITKRLGEKYHKKKAVIAEVRDKYGAVVKMIDSGDKLKLDQNHLETVIPAPGKRVLILNGPYRDTEALLEGIDEKNFSATLTLDSGKQRGKRVDVAYEDFSKLA